A single window of Mycobacterium paragordonae DNA harbors:
- a CDS encoding MerR family transcriptional regulator, which translates to MNGTGLRSGQVAAAAGVNIETLRYYERRGLLREPQRSLGGHRLYPPETVTMMRVIKAAQRLGFTLDEVAELLAATRLGGRSDVGLQARAAAKLAEVDEKLVELTAVRDTLRAALAAGCDDLLACVESPCCPLPFTTGNDSAMGGGTQGCCSPSTSGPIA; encoded by the coding sequence GTGAACGGGACGGGATTGCGCAGCGGGCAGGTCGCGGCCGCGGCGGGGGTGAACATTGAGACGCTGCGCTATTACGAGCGCCGCGGTCTGCTGCGTGAGCCGCAACGGTCGCTGGGTGGGCATCGGCTGTATCCGCCGGAAACGGTCACCATGATGCGGGTGATCAAAGCCGCCCAGCGTTTGGGCTTCACCCTCGACGAAGTCGCCGAATTGTTGGCCGCCACCCGCCTCGGTGGCCGTTCTGATGTGGGGCTGCAGGCACGGGCCGCGGCCAAGCTGGCCGAGGTCGACGAGAAATTGGTCGAGCTGACCGCGGTGCGCGACACGCTGCGCGCCGCGCTGGCCGCCGGCTGTGACGATCTCCTGGCATGCGTCGAGAGTCCTTGCTGCCCACTGCCATTCACTACCGGGAACGATAGCGCGATGGGAGGTGGCACCCAGGGGTGCTGCAGCCCCTCAACGTCGGGCCCGATCGCCTAG
- a CDS encoding STAS/SEC14 domain-containing protein, which translates to MIEFLPDTTGNVVGISFRGKLYRGSYRDVLAPRIESLLERFASLRVLILIDESFRGWSVPAAWANTVFDVKHRRDFDKIAMVGAPTWEEWCVKAPATLLLRGELRTFPRSQLNQAWEWLHS; encoded by the coding sequence GTGATCGAGTTCCTGCCGGACACGACCGGCAATGTCGTCGGGATCAGTTTTCGCGGCAAGCTGTACCGAGGGAGCTACCGCGACGTGCTCGCGCCGCGCATCGAGTCGTTGTTGGAGCGCTTCGCGTCACTGCGGGTGTTGATCCTCATCGACGAATCGTTTAGGGGCTGGAGTGTTCCCGCGGCGTGGGCCAACACGGTTTTCGACGTCAAGCACCGACGGGACTTCGACAAGATCGCCATGGTGGGTGCCCCGACATGGGAGGAATGGTGCGTAAAAGCACCCGCTACGTTGCTGCTGCGCGGCGAACTGCGGACTTTCCCCCGCAGTCAACTCAACCAGGCATGGGAGTGGCTGCACTCATAG
- a CDS encoding YnfA family protein translates to MVVRSILLFVLAAVAEIGGAWLVWQGVREQRGWLWAGLGVIALGVYGFVATLQPDAHFGRILAAYGGVFVAGSLVWGMALDGFRPDRWDVIGALVCMAGVAVIMYAPRAH, encoded by the coding sequence ATGGTGGTGCGTTCAATCCTGTTATTCGTGCTGGCCGCGGTAGCCGAGATCGGCGGTGCGTGGCTGGTATGGCAAGGCGTCCGCGAACAACGCGGCTGGCTGTGGGCCGGGCTGGGAGTGATCGCGCTCGGCGTCTACGGGTTTGTCGCTACCCTGCAGCCCGACGCTCACTTCGGCCGGATTCTGGCGGCCTACGGTGGGGTGTTCGTCGCGGGATCGCTGGTCTGGGGCATGGCGCTGGATGGGTTTCGGCCCGATCGCTGGGATGTGATCGGGGCCCTGGTCTGCATGGCCGGGGTGGCGGTGATCATGTACGCACCCCGCGCACACTGA